The nucleotide window TTTCTGTCATCTATTCATTTCAGTGAATCAGGATGATAAGGATTTTAACTGACATACTTAAGTGATAGAGTTTACCGATCTGCATAAGAACAACTTTCAAATAGAATGGCATTATCACTTACACAACAGGAATCTGAATTGAAACAAAAAATTGgactaagtaaaaattaaaatatgtttgcatAAGTAACATTTTATTAATGGAATTAGACTGCCTAAGCTCAAATTTTTGTCCTTAGCATTTACTTACTGTGACCATGGGTTAGTTAAATTTACTTAAATTCTGtgacccagtttcctcatctataaaatagaaatgataatacAGTACTGCCCCTATAGGGCTGCGAACATTAAATGAAATATACCATTTAGTAtgcttttaaacatatttaaggcATATAAATCAAATGTTAGAGACTATAATAGTGTTCTCCCAATAAAAATGGGGTATTAGTATGAAATTCAGTGGAAGTTGGGATTAATTCTTAGAAATGCTAGATGGATTACACTTACAAAGGGTAATAGGATTACATGGCATGAATCCTCAAGTTAGTATTTTAGGAAGAATGCTCAATACCAATTTGGTATATGTCACATTACTGAAAAGCATCAGCAAAACTAAATTATTTTAGAAGATTTGGTTGGTTTCCAAAGTATTTATGGGTAGAATTTAGAAGGAAGTAGGATTGCCTCAATAATTGAGGAATTTTAAGAAAGTaggtttttaaactgtggtgttggagaagactcttgagagtcccttggactgcaaggagatccaaccagtccattctaaaggagatcaaccctgggtgttctttgggaggaatgatgctaaagctgaaactccagtaatttggccacctcatgcgaagagctgactcattggaaaagactctgatgatgggagggattgggggcaggaggagaaggggacgacagaggatgagatggctggatggcatcactgactcgatggatatgagtctgagtgaactccaggagatggtgatggacagggaggcctggtgtgaggcaattcatggggttgcaaagaatcggatgcGACTGGGCGACTGAATTGAGGTTTTTAAAGTAATCCAGATTTTCCTCAACAGAAATTATTTAGTAATAAGGAAAACaggtacattttaaatttaaatgtcacAATTTTAAACTACACTTGCATAATACAACTCAATATTATCTTGCTTTTATATACTATGTTTAGTATCATAAGATTAAAGGTCACCAAACAAAACTTGACAATgagcttttttttcctattacatTTCCAtcccattttttcccattctcccCTCCCACTTCCACTGTCTATTCATAAGCCATAAGTATATAAATAAGTAATTATATACATGAATAGctctcttttaatttcttaaataacACAGGGTGATATGCCAATGGTCACACCTATTATTTTTTGTCTCACTCCTTTGACAAATAAAAATCTTGTGTTTGTAgcatctcatatatatatatgtttaaatacatgtgtcatatatatgattttatatctAGAGATATCTTATATACAATCTATTACTCTCACTTCTTCCAAAGAAATAAGCAACTGaggacaataaaaaaggaaaaccagaatTTATGCAAAGATACATAGCAATCAAAGGAAAgaggattttatattttaataattcctATTGCTAATGGAAGATCCAtttatgcaaaatatatataaactatatttcatatttcatctAGCAAATCAAATACGGATACCAGAAAAGTAGATAgaggtatttgttttttaaaaaatatagatgtcttttaaaattttgttagacTGCCAAAAGACTACAAGGCATAATTTGTCCTTTTTCAGTAGTCAGCACACAGCAAACATGCCACTTTCTAACTGGAACATAAAAACCAACCATAGGTAGCCTGGACATGTCAGAATACTTTAAATGCTACCAAGAGaatattttgttcattattttaaggGAAATTAAGTACATGGGCTGAGTTTCCTCTCCCTGGGTCCAGCAGTTCATCTCTAAAGGCGATCtctattaaaacataaattttctcTGAAAACTGAGGATTTTTTAATCTGGTGATCATAAAACTTATGGTTTTCATTACTATTATAACCAtggtaaaaattaatatataaaatttaaaactccaGCTATAATGAAATTTAACTATAAATTGTAATGATTAAAAGACAGCCTTTCAACTTTACAGTTCCTTTCTTCTTCAAATCCATTTACGATATACTGAGTGCCCAAAAGCCATGCTAGCAGCTGTATTACTTTAAGTAAGCCTCACCTACTCTTTTCCCTGAAATCAAAACTGTTTCCcatgaaaaacaaactttaaaaagcagACCTTCCCAAACCGTCTTCCAAACTGATGATGGCTGCTTGCAGCTGATCCTGACTGACTGCTTCAAGAGACAGGCCCGGACGGGAGGACTCGGGGACGAGTGGTGGCAAGAGAGCTCTGCTGGAGTGGCCTGACAAGCAGACAGTTGCCACAGTTTGAAATTCTGCTGAACGGCTGGCTGCTGCCCAGGGTCATTCTCTGGCCAACATGTCAGATCCAGTTGTTAAATTGGGGATCCCTGGAAGGATTTATCATTCAAAGGAAGGTGATGGCCTATGTGCATCATTGCAAAGCATGACAAGAACTTGTTCCTGGAGAGGTTAGTGTCTAAGATGCAGACCGTATAGATGGATATGCAAAGAGAAGACAGGTAATATGCTTGAAACCAAGttatcaggaaagaaaaattagtaGGGAGATAAATGAGATGAAATTAGTCTTCCAACCCTGTACAATATTAAGACAGATGTAATGAACCACAGCATACCCCTAGGGTTGCAGCATTCATAATCTAATCAAGAAAGTGAACAGCGAGAATGAAATATGCAAATAGCACTTGAGATATCATCAGTACAAGTTTTcagggtcatttatttttattttcctatgtttGTCATGCACCTATCTAGTTAAGCTTTAGGGAAAGTAACTCACTTACCAATtactgttaaaataaataaaagtgtggcGACAGCTGATGTTCCATAAAACATGGTGCTGATATTACGAGCCAGCAGTTGTGTGTTATTCTGTGTGTTGGGCACTAAAACTGGTGGCAGCAAAAAGCCAACTGCAGTTCCAAGCTGTAAAATAAACAGTTCTGTTAATTCTTCTTATTATAAGGGAAAAAagtaattaatacaacattaaaaaaaacaccagTATGTGTAAGGTGCTTTCGTAAGCTCTAAAGAACCATGTTCTAATGTGTTTTTACCATTCTACTATTGAAGGAAAATCGCTGACAAACGTCTTCcctattcaataaacatttactaagcTCCAATCACTCAAATGATGCTGCTATAAAGTTGTGTAAGCTACACTCCTTACCCTTTGGCTACTTAAAtcagaaaagataataaaaatacacatgcacgcacacacaaaatGCTGAGAAAAGACAACctgcagaatgggaaaaaatatttgtaaagcataTATTTGATAAGGCTCTACTATGCAGAACATATAGAGAACTCTTACAACCcaataacaaaaaagacaaacatcccaattcaaaaatgggcaaagaacctgaacagacttttctccaaagaagatatacaagtgcccaacaagcacatgaaaaaatgctcaatattatTAGTTATTggggaaacgcaaatcaaaactatacccactagaatggctataattaaaaaaaaaaaaaacagaaaataagaaatgttatgatgtgaagaaactggaacTCTTGTACAATGTTAGTAAGATTGTAAACAGCGCAGTTACcaaggaaaacaatttggcagttccttaaaaagttaaacatagaattactatATAACCTATATAGTAATTATACTATATAGGTATAGTATATAGAATATAACCTAATTCCTCTCTTAGGTATATACCCCCCCAAACTGAAAACAGGTATTGAATATGGCACATGAATATCCAAAGCAGtcctatttgcaatagccaaaaggtggaaacaaccaaactgtccatcaatgaatgaataaacaaaatgtggtatatcattcaatgaaatattatttagagaATGAAATACCAACAGTTGCTGTAGCATGGGtaaactttgaaaacatgctaaaagaagccagacacaaaaggtcacatactgtatgattttaatTAGACTAGGGAAATCCATAGGgaaaaagcagattagtggttgccaggggctagagaGAGGGGGAAATGAGGAGTGACTGCTTAGTGGAACTGGGTCTTCTTTGAGGGCAGATGAAAATGTTTCAGAATTAGAGGCGATGGTTGTAACAACATTGTGAATGGACTAAATGCCACAGAGATGTACACTTTAaagtgattaattttatgtgaatttcacctcagtaaaataaaattgggCTATGATAATcacaagagaaataaaaccaagatATTAAAGGAGATTCAACAGAGCGAGAGATCCGATTCTTTGGACATGAGAAGAAGGGTCCAAGATAGGTTTCAAAAAGGAGCCTGAGGCAGAGATAGTAACATTTACCAAATATTTCACTTTCTCCCTATAAAAAGCTGGATAGAGACAATTTAACGGGTAATTACGAGTGTCGCAAGTGCAGTACTGTGATGAGGAGAGGCTGTCAAGACTGTGAGGGTCGTGTAAttgattatccaagcaagaatactagttGGAGTGAAGGGGACTCCACGAGCAGTTGTGCTGGACAACAGGTGTATATCTTAACTATTCTAGGCCAGTTGGAACATATGGTCACCTTAGTTAAGACAGTACTTTGGAGGAGCATCTTATATAGACTTGGGGTTCCGGAAAAATTTCTGAAGGGGCAAAGATCCGGATAAGAAGTTAGAGCTTGCCAATCGAACAAGAAATGTTCCCAGTCAAGGACATCACGTACACAGGAAACAGACAGCACCTTGTGAGAATctgatctaacccaggtctcctgcactgcaggcaaattctttactgtctcagccaccagggaagccctgacaaacTGTAAGCAGTGCACAATTGCCCTCAGAGCAGAGGAAGCGGGGCGGGGGCGGTATGTGAGAAATGCGAGCTGCAGACAGGTGACGCTGAGCAACTGGCAGAAGGCCAGTTTGTCCTTAATAGAGTTTGTCCTTAATAGAGTTTGACTTTCTTCCCCTAAGGGCAATGGAAGACAATGCAGGCAGGGCAAGCGAGTGCCCAGGACAGATTTGCACGTTAAAAGACCACACTGGATGCAAATGGACAATTAGAGAGAGGAAAGCAGATAGGAAAATCAGTTAGCAAAGCTCTAGGCGAGGCTGCAGGTGGCCAAGGCTAAGCTGCGACCACAGAAATGGAAAGCAATGAGCTAGAAGACAAGGCAAATTTTGATTGGTGGGGTCATGTGGGAGAGTCAAGTGGAAATATCTGGCTGACCAGTATCTATATGAATCTGAAGCTCattaatttattgaataaattcttATGGAGAAACtataatgtgccaggcactatagtACATGTTGTACATTCAGACTATGTGCCTACTTAATGAAATCGAGCATCTAATGGTGGGGATGGGAGATGAGCAATAATTAACAATTTCtatggcccagatggtaaagaatctgcctgcaatgcgggagatctgggtttgatccctgggtcaggaagataccatggagaaggaaatggcaacccacttgagtattctcgcctggagaattccatggacagaagagcctggcgggctacagtccatagagtcacaaagagttggacatgacagagcgactaacactttcataaacATATTAGACACTGATAAGCACTACACAGGATTAAAGAACACGGTGTAATAATAGATTGACTGGGCAACTTTAAATGAGATCCTCAAGAAACGCCACtgaatgatatttaaaatgaatttaaactGAGAGCAGAGTGATATTAAGGTTGTAACAATGTGATCCTATGAGGAAGAACCTTCCAGGCAGAAAGAATGCTTTTGCAAAGGCCCTTATGCAAAATGCAAGCTTAGTGTTTAAGCAACCAAAAACATATTAGTAAAGTTTTGTCAGAGTAAAGAATTTAGATTTTAATTACTATGGAAAATCACTGGAGAGTTCAAAGCAGTTATGACATGATCTGATCTGTGTTTTACAaagtccctggtggttcagtagttgaTTCCAAGCTTCCAacacagagggtgcaggttccatccctggtcaggaaactagatcccacatgtcagagCTAAGACTagccaaacaaatacataaaaaaggttctcttgggaattccctgatggcccagtgttatggctccatgctttcactgctggggcaatctctggttggggaactaagatcccatgagctGTGCAATTTGGCTGAAgcactaaaaatttttttaaatgttttcttaaaacagGTTTCTCTCAGGTTAGAGACTTGGTACTGTAGATGGATAGAAAAAAACAGGATTCAGGAATCAGACAGACCTAAGTGTGAATGCTACCACTAATGAGGTGTGTggcttttggaaaataattttagccCTCCAAGTCTCAGCTTCTGTATACATAAAAGGAGAAGACTAATAGTTTCTATCTTATTACATTAAATTAAATGATACAGTGTGTGTAATGTACTTAGTATGGTACCAGGCTTCGTGAATGTTCAATAATGTTGATTATTATTATGAATGATCACTCTATAAACAGGCTAACGATACACAGCTGGGAGTCATGAGCAAGTGCACAGCTACTAGAGACAAGAAAGGATGAGAACACTTAGGGAGAATGTAGGAGGAAGTCCCAGAGCGAGGCTAATTGTCAGAGGGAAATCTACCTATGAGAAAACATTTCTATTTACTATTCATGAAATAGATAATTCGTAGGTAAGGAGTTGGTATTTCTATCATGCTCAATGAAGTATTAATCTTGAACATgattttgtaaatgaaaaatattttaaagaaacagttcCTATCCAAACATGCAGAAGCAACCAACTAAAATATGTcacaaattattttgaatatacaACTAAATTTCAAACTATCCCTTCTTCTCtacttttaaaggaaataaataaaagcagtagGCCTACATTTAGAGTTTCTCTTTACAtggattttaaatagattttactCTGATCTTGAAACAAGTGTCAAATCAGAAGAGAGTAACAATCTTTTGTTGcgtagctgctactgctgcttagccacttcagtcgtgcccgcctctgtgcaaccctacggactgtagcctgccaggctactctgtccatgggactctccaggcaagagtactggagtgggttacatagCTACATGTAGTGATATATGAATAGAGAGAGGTGACGTTTTTGTTATAGTTTTTTAACTTGATTCTTCTCAAGCTGAACACTCAATATAATTTACATCAACTATCATAGGACTCCATatgcaaaatttaaattttaaatattaaaagaaccattttgcaaataacacacacacacacatgtgcgcacacacacacacacacatattttacctAATAATGCTACTGGAATGCTAATGGAAGTTGAACCTATGGTGTTGGTAAAGTCTAGGAAACACCTTAATGGAGACTGGGCAAAATAAGCCACCTTTTTACAATGGATTCCATGATCTGTGATTTGTCTTGCATTTTCTCACCATTAAAAGTTGGTAACTGGACACAGTAATGCTGTGAGGTCCTTATCACTAGAACATTTGGCAATCATTTATAAACGTctgctatgtaccaggcactcCACTGACTgctaatacataaaattaaacagaAGTTGTTCACATTGACCACTCAAACTAAGAACAAACTTCTTTGAATCCAACACCTTCCTACaaaaataatacctacctcagTCTCATTCACTGCAGCACTCACAAGTGTTATGCGTTTATGGGCATATACCATTAATTACAGGTAATTCTCAGAGATGACAAGGTAGTCATTTAAAACTGGTTTTGAAAGTTCTGTTTCCACAAATAAACCAAACCCCCTCTTTCATCCAAGACTGCTTCTTATTTTGTGACTACTCATCTCCTCTCCTTCTTTTATAGAATGCCTCCTAAGGGTTCATCCATATTCCTAGACCCTGAGGCCTAAACCGTTTTATCTGGTCCTTCAGGATTCGATTTTCACCTATCACTCAGCCTTACCTGATTCCCTAGCACAGCGGTGGCGCAAGCTGTGGACACCTCCTTGGGCCCAAACCACACTGAAGCGATGTGGGAGGGCAAGCCGAGGATGAACACCTGGGCCACGGAGCACAGGCACTGGCCCAGCATGGTGACCCAGAAGAGATGCTGCTGCACGCTGCCGCACTTGATCCAGGCGCCCAGGCAGTTGAGGCCGGAGCCCAGCAGGGCGGTGAGCCGCAGGCCTCTGGTATCCAGCAGCCAGGTGGCTGGGAAGATGAGGGGCACGTAGGCCAGCATGTACACCATGGACAGCCAGTCTATGTGCAGCGAGGAGACGTTGTAGAAGCCCTCGAAGACATTGCTGATGATGCTGTACTGGATCCACTGGAAGGCGTTCACCAGGGAGTAGGCGCTGAAAATAAGCAGCACCACAAAGCGCCTCGGGGAGAGCGCGATCCGGGGCACCAGCGTGCCCTCGCCCCCCGGGGTCTCCTCGCCCGGGTCCTTGGGCAGCAGCCGGGCCTGGGTCTCCTCCTCCGGGGCCAGCGGAGTCTTCGGCCCGTCCGGGGTTCCCGAGGCGGTGGCCTTGGTGCTGTCCCGAGAAACCCCGTTCAAGGCCAGACAGCCGGCCGTGGGCCCGTTCTGCGTCTCCGCGCTCACCTTTCCGGCCGGCGCGTCCCCCGGGACCGGGAGGTATCCGTTCGCCGGCGGGTGTCCGCTCGCCATCGCGGTCCCCTCCTCATCGTCCGGCCGCGCCATGTCCCCGGGCGCCCCGGAGCCGCCGGGCGCCCCCGCTCTCCTCCCCGCCGTATACCCCTCCCCCAGCTTACGCCCCAAGGCCCTCCCGGCAACCACCCCCAAAACCCCTACCCCTCGGCCGGCGCTCCTGCGACGGTCTCCCCAGCTGGGGGAGCCTGGGTGTGAACCGAGAGCGGCAAAGCCGTGCCGCCTGAGTCCGCAAGCGAGGTCCTGGACCCCACGCGCGGCCCCGGCGGGCGTCCCCACGGGTACCAGGCCGGGTAGGTGAGCGCAGCGTCATCGCGCCCTCGGGCCAATCAGCGGGCGCTCTCGCCCGCGGGAGCCAATCAGGGCGCGTCCGGAGGGGCGGGGCGAGGCACGTTTTGCCGGGTGGCGGAGGAGGAGGGCCACGCTGGCGGTCGCGCGGCTGGGTGATCGCCACTTGGAAGGATGCGGTAGGCAGAAGTCCTCAGACTCGGGGATGGGCGAACGGGCGGGCGAGAGGCGACGCTTGGATCTAGTAACTTGGGAGGGGAGCGAGGGGGTAGGAGAAACAGAGCAGAGACAGGCGGTCATCAGTCTTTCCGCTTACAGGGGCTCCCCTAGAGCCAAGTTTGATAGTGGCGGAGGACGAACTTGGCCTCCTTGGCCCAGTGCAGCTGTCTGTCGATATCAGACCCTGCCTGTAGAGCAGACTGGACCAGGTTTCATCAATTGGTGCTATCTCGACATTGGAAAAACGCAAGAAAGCATTCTGTTCCAAGTAAAGAGATTTCTTAAGAA belongs to Bos javanicus breed banteng chromosome 16, ARS-OSU_banteng_1.0, whole genome shotgun sequence and includes:
- the FLVCR1 gene encoding heme transporter FLVCR1 isoform X2, whose translation is MARPDDEEGTAMASGHPPANGYLPVPGDAPAGKVSAETQNGPTAGCLALNGVSRDSTKATASGTPDGPKTPLAPEEETQARLLPKDPGEETPGGEGTLVPRIALSPRRFVVLLIFSAYSLVNAFQWIQYSIISNVFEGFYNVSSLHIDWLSMVYMLAYVPLIFPATWLLDTRGLRLTALLGSGLNCLGAWIKCGSVQQHLFWVTMLGQCLCSVAQVFILGLPSHIASVWFGPKEVSTACATAVLGNQLGTAVGFLLPPVLVPNTQNNTQLLARNISTMFYGTSAVATLLFILTVIAFKEKPQYPPSQAQAVLQDSPPGEYSYVKSIRNLFKNIPFVLLLISYGIMTGAFYSVSTLLNQMILTHYEGEEVNAGRIGLTLVVAGMVGSILCGLWLDYTKTYKHTTLTVYILSFVGMVIFTFTLNLGHIIIVFVTGGLLGFFMTGYLPLGFEFAVEITYPESEGTSSGLLNAAAQIFGILFTLAQGKLTSAYGPRTGNVFLCVWMFGGIILTALIKSDLKRHNINKGITNGDIKAVPVDSPTDQESKTVLMSKQSESAI
- the FLVCR1 gene encoding heme transporter FLVCR1 isoform X1: MARPDDEEGTAMASGHPPANGYLPVPGDAPAGKVSAETQNGPTAGCLALNGVSRDSTKATASGTPDGPKTPLAPEEETQARLLPKDPGEETPGGEGTLVPRIALSPRRFVVLLIFSAYSLVNAFQWIQYSIISNVFEGFYNVSSLHIDWLSMVYMLAYVPLIFPATWLLDTRGLRLTALLGSGLNCLGAWIKCGSVQQHLFWVTMLGQCLCSVAQVFILGLPSHIASVWFGPKEVSTACATAVLGNQLGTAVGFLLPPVLVPNTQNNTQLLARNISTMFYGTSAVATLLFILTVIENDPGQQPAVQQNFKLWQLSACQATPAELSCHHSSPSPPVRACLLKQSVRISCKQPSSVWKTVWEAFKEKPQYPPSQAQAVLQDSPPGEYSYVKSIRNLFKNIPFVLLLISYGIMTGAFYSVSTLLNQMILTHYEGEEVNAGRIGLTLVVAGMVGSILCGLWLDYTKTYKHTTLTVYILSFVGMVIFTFTLNLGHIIIVFVTGGLLGFFMTGYLPLGFEFAVEITYPESEGTSSGLLNAAAQIFGILFTLAQGKLTSAYGPRTGNVFLCVWMFGGIILTALIKSDLKRHNINKGITNGDIKAVPVDSPTDQESKTVLMSKQSESAI